A genomic region of Colletotrichum destructivum chromosome 1, complete sequence contains the following coding sequences:
- a CDS encoding Putative AAA+ ATPase domain, tetratricopeptide-like helical domain superfamily: MDPQMAFNGPLRGQSVVAGMSVSGGTANVHFHHAANNPPQTAPLRVLPFSRNEDVVVRPGIFSQLAQLLPVSEARHAALCGLGGSGKTQVALEFAYRRADDDSSCAIFWVHADTEATFTQDYALIARKAGLSAPNSEELLTAVCHFIETQPRWLLVLDNADNLRLFGVGVTPSSEQASSKSLNSYVPKGPTGSILWTSRDGRIAGSLVGPMRAIQITSMLPLEAQTLLVTARGSNLKDDELDDAVALLSELHYIPLPVSQAASYIRRTAMPIKKYLSRLRDGKKRWALLKKTDFDRHRREGVSNSILETWNITIELLNEEDKTAVKILHILAYFDNQNIPRKMIKAVAAAAVATADTFSEVACEDNDGSWDVSCAESESDEDPEGDDQDAGDGDDIPHVTTNDSDKGEEDAKDTIDAPSYAAGHSDNIEEVTTDSDNTTDDSDEDTSDSDDSTEDALTRLREFSFLHMTTRPDGKQVYDMHKLVQEATLYSHGVEKNSSSNASHSQMAIRILTNLFPERKRETWEDCETLIPHVMRLSRCAKIPGQELPISNLLGRASDYLYDRGRWSEREVVDELVYSLRLMTLGQRHLKTIKSMTQLGVTYHGQGRYRESERISAEVLKLHQEVLGPRHPQTLRSMAELATTYHSQGRLEESENIKTEVLELQREVLGRRHPETINSMAQLAITYHNQGRYEESENITTEALELSREVLGPRHPETIKNMAELATTYHNQGRYEESENITTEVLELRQEILGPRHPETIKIMADLAITFYAQGRYKESENITTEALGLLREFLGARHPRTINTMFWLARCWNRQGRDEEAMALMNDCYRLHCDVLGPEHPYSKEVKDDVDSWVLARREAEHPSG; encoded by the exons ATGGATCCGCAGATGGCCTTCAACGGCCCTCTGCGTGGCCAGagtgtcgtcgccggcatgtccgtctcgggcggcaCAGCCAACGTCCACTTCCATCACGCCgccaacaaccccccccaaACAGCACCCTTGCGAgtcctccccttctcccggaacgaggatgtcgtcgttCGCCCCGGAATCTTCTCTCAGCTCGCTCAGCTGCTCCCCGTCTCCGAGGCCCGACACGCCGCTCTCTGCGGCCTTGGCGGATCTGG GAAAACGCAGGTCGCACTCGAGTTTGCCTACCGACGAGCCGACGATGACAGCTCTTGCGCCATCTTCTGGGTCCATGCCGATACCGAAGCAACCTTTACCCAAGACTACGCCTTGATTGCGAGAAAGGCGGGATTATCAGCTCCGAATAGCGAGGAGTTGCTGACGGCCGTGTGCCACTTCATCGAAACACAGCCGCGGTGGCTGCTAGTTCTCGACAACGCTGACAACCTGCGGCTCTTCGGTGTTGGTGTCACGCCTTCGTCCGAGCAGGCCTCCTCGAAAAGTCTGAATAGTTACGTGCCCAAAGGCCCCACGGGATCGATCCTATGGACGAGTCGTGACGGCAGGATTGCTGGCAGCCTCGTTGGACCGATGCGGGCTATTCAGATTACCAGCATGCTGCCTCTGGAAGCCCAAACACTACTCGTAACGGCGAGGGGCAGCAACCTCAaagacgacgagctggatgACGCTGTGGCCTTGCTCTCGGAGCTGCATTACATCCCACTTCCAGTCTCCCAGGCTGCTTCATACATCCGAAGGACGGCCATGCCAATCAAGAAGTATCTGTCCAGGCTCAGGGACGGGAAAAAGCGGTGGGCACTTCTCAAGAAGACCGACTTTgaccgccatcgccgagaaggagtCAGCAACAGTATCCTGGAGACATGGAACATCACCATCGAACTCCTCAATGAGGAAGACAAGACGGCTGTGAAGATCCTTCACATTCTGGCGTACTTCGACAATCAGAACATCCCCAGAAAGATGATCAAAGCcgtagcagcagcagcggtaGCAACAGCAGACACATTTTCAGAGGTGGCTTGCGAAGACAACGACGGAAGTTGGGATGTCTCATGCGCGGAGAGCGAAAGTGACGAAGACCCGGAAGGCGATGACCAGGACGCaggtgatggtgacgatATCCCGCATGTCACTACCAATGACTCGGAcaaaggcgaagaagatgcaAAAGACACCATCGACGCACCTAGCTATGCTGCCGGACACTCGGATAACATTGAGGAAGTCACAACCGACAGTGACAACACTACGGATGATAGCGATGAAGACACGAGTGACAGTGACGACTCCACTGAGGATGCCCTCACCCGGCTACGAGAGTTCTCGTTTCTACACATGACAACACGCCCAGACGGCAAACAAGTCTACGACATGCACAAGCTCGTGCAGGAGGCCACTCTGTACAGCCATGGGGTTGAAAAGAACAGCAGTAGCAATGCGAGCCATTCTCAGATGGCGATTCGGATACTCACGAACCTTTTCCCAGAACGCAAGCGGGAAACCTGGGAAGACTGTGAGACTCTCATCCCGCACGTCATGCGACTCAGCAGATGCGCCAAAATACCTGGACAGGAATTGCCAATCTCGAACTTGCTAGGTCGTGCGTCCGATTATTTATACGACCGAGGACGTTGGAGCGAAAGAGAGGTCGTGGATGAATTGGTGTACTCGTTGCGCCTCATGACTCTGGGCCAGAGACACCTTAAAACCATTAAAAGCATGACCCAGCTTGGAGTAACATACCATGGACAGGGTAGATACAGAGAAAGCGAAAGGATCTCAGCAGAAGTACTGAAGCTGCATCAGGAGGTTCTTGGTCCAAGACACCCTCAGACTCTCAGAAGCATGGCTGAGCTTGCAACGACATACCACAGCCAGGGAAGGCTTGAAGAGAGCGAGAACATCAAGACAGAGGTATTAGAACTGCAACGGGAGGTTCTTGGTCGAAGACACCCTGAGACAATTAATAGCATGGCTCAGCTTGCAATAACATACCACAACCAAGGTAGATACGAAGAGAGCGAGAACATCACAACAGAAGCATTAGAGCTATCGCGGGAGGTTCTTGGCCCAAGACACCCTGAGACAATTAAAAACATGGCTGAGCTTGCAACAACATACCACAACCAAGGTAGATACGAAGAGAGCGAGAACATCACAACAGAAGTGTTAGAGCTGCGACAGGAGATCCTTGGTCCAAGACATCCTGAGACAATTAAAATCATGGCAGATTTGGCAATAACATTCTATGCTCAGGGTAGGTACAAAGAGAGCGAGAACATCACAACAGAAGCATTGGGGCTATTGCGGGAGTTTCTTGGTGCAAGACACCCTAGGACAATCAACACGATGTTCTGGCTGGCCAGGTGCTGGAACCGCCAAGGCAGGGATGAGGAGGCAATGGCACTGATGAACGATTGTTATCGGCTACATTGCGATGTTTTGGGCCCGGAACACCCGTATTCTAAGGAGGTGAAAGACGATGTAGATTCATGGGTCTTGGCTCGAAGGGAGGCAGAACACCCATCCGGATGA